The Dysidea avara chromosome 13, odDysAvar1.4, whole genome shotgun sequence genome includes a region encoding these proteins:
- the LOC136243183 gene encoding uncharacterized protein isoform X2: protein MSTCKQEVSTCTGFCSINGCGCPISKVLNNHRNECISLSQCPALCRYPPCNDFTRPSCQVLSSVFTHYAEFHKQVVTQQREGRFLKYVCNSRCGGYGNRIQGITVALMLAILSNRTLLIEMKHQIDINILLHPNAIQWNYVPTTINSSQHVALIDWGNLQNNWATFSEALYDLNTDMITVGTNLGFFWYFRVFNDKWTKQFHDAFGISQNYNVFSYGCVSKYLFTYDKRVTDAIDKEIQELQLIPGKYVSAHYRTQAIAGDARLKDQINPLPYFRCGVMIASVLGKSYQVYFISDFEEVDKMVTDIYDGKIVTSNVTKMHIDRSDVLHLSMDSLIEGFIGVLVNIEVAAKGAVFIRSGSTMADLIESIGQFSKCSVVRGFLIY, encoded by the exons ATGTCCACATGCAAACAAGAAGTTTCCACGTGTACTGGATTTTGCTCCATCAATGGCTGTGGATGTCCTATTTCAAAAGTTCTGAACAATCATCGTAATGAGTGCATCTCTCTGAGTCAATGTCCTG CTTTATGTCGATACCCTCCTTGTAATGATTTTACAAGACCATCCTGTCAAGTGTTGTCTTCTGTTTTTACTCATTATGCTGAATTTCACAAACAAGTGGTGACCCAACAAAGAGAAGGAAGGTTTCTAAAGTATGTTTGTAATTCTCGATGTGGTGGTTATGGAAACAGAATACAAGGCATAACAGTGGCACTAATGCTTGCTATTCTTAGTAACAGAACTCTATTAATAGAAATGAAACATCAAATTGATATTAATATATTACTACATCCCAATGCTATTCAGTGGAACTATGTACCCACTACAATTAACAGTAGTCAACATGTTGCATTAATAGACTGGGGAAACCTTCAGAATAATTGGGCAACTTTTTCAGAAGCACTGTATGACTTGAATACTGATATGATTACAGTAGGTACTAACCTTGGATTTTTCTGGTACTTTAGAGTATTTAATGACAAATGGACCAAACAATTTCATGATGCGTTTGGTATAAGCCAAAATTACAATGTATTCTCGTATGGTTGTGTCTCTAAGTATTTGTTCACATATGATAAGAGAGTTACTGATGCAATAGATAAAGAAATTCAAGAACTTCAACTAATTCCTGGGAAGTATGTGTCAGCTCACTATCGGACTCAAGCAATTGCTGGTGATGCCCGTCTGAAAGATCAAATAAATCCTTTACCATATTTTAGATGTGGTGTAATGATAGCAAGTGTTTTAGGGAAAAGCTATCAGGTTTACTTCATATCAGACTTTGAAGAAGTGGACAAAATGGTGACTGATATTTATGATGGGAAAATTGTTACCAGCAATGTCACAAAGATGCACATTGATCGATCTGATGTACTTCACTTGTCAATGGATTCTCTTATTGAGGGATTTATTGGAGTACTGGTCAACATAGAGGTGGCAGCAAAAGGTGCAGTGTTCATAAGATCTGGCAGCACTATGGCAGATTTGATAGAAAGCATCGGACAATTTTCAAAGTGCTCTGTAGTTAGAGGATTTTTAATATATTAA
- the LOC136243183 gene encoding uncharacterized protein isoform X1, protein MSTNTITFTQYVFTFAVLICGVGFAVWWEYYGFITTPMQLPPVEKNYPPCPLKGQVRRICAPPPNCMSTCKQEVSTCTGFCSINGCGCPISKVLNNHRNECISLSQCPALCRYPPCNDFTRPSCQVLSSVFTHYAEFHKQVVTQQREGRFLKYVCNSRCGGYGNRIQGITVALMLAILSNRTLLIEMKHQIDINILLHPNAIQWNYVPTTINSSQHVALIDWGNLQNNWATFSEALYDLNTDMITVGTNLGFFWYFRVFNDKWTKQFHDAFGISQNYNVFSYGCVSKYLFTYDKRVTDAIDKEIQELQLIPGKYVSAHYRTQAIAGDARLKDQINPLPYFRCGVMIASVLGKSYQVYFISDFEEVDKMVTDIYDGKIVTSNVTKMHIDRSDVLHLSMDSLIEGFIGVLVNIEVAAKGAVFIRSGSTMADLIESIGQFSKCSVVRGFLIY, encoded by the exons ATGTCCACTAACACAATCACTTTCACACAGTATGTGTTCACCTTTGCTGTTCTCATTTGTGGTGTTGGATTTGCTGTGTGGTGGGAGTATTATGGGTTTATAACCACACCAATGCAATTGCCACCTGTTGAGAAGAACTATCCTC CTTGTCCTCTGAAAGGTCAAGTGAGGCGCATTTGTGCCCCGCCTCCCAACTGTATGTCCACATGCAAACAAGAAGTTTCCACGTGTACTGGATTTTGCTCCATCAATGGCTGTGGATGTCCTATTTCAAAAGTTCTGAACAATCATCGTAATGAGTGCATCTCTCTGAGTCAATGTCCTG CTTTATGTCGATACCCTCCTTGTAATGATTTTACAAGACCATCCTGTCAAGTGTTGTCTTCTGTTTTTACTCATTATGCTGAATTTCACAAACAAGTGGTGACCCAACAAAGAGAAGGAAGGTTTCTAAAGTATGTTTGTAATTCTCGATGTGGTGGTTATGGAAACAGAATACAAGGCATAACAGTGGCACTAATGCTTGCTATTCTTAGTAACAGAACTCTATTAATAGAAATGAAACATCAAATTGATATTAATATATTACTACATCCCAATGCTATTCAGTGGAACTATGTACCCACTACAATTAACAGTAGTCAACATGTTGCATTAATAGACTGGGGAAACCTTCAGAATAATTGGGCAACTTTTTCAGAAGCACTGTATGACTTGAATACTGATATGATTACAGTAGGTACTAACCTTGGATTTTTCTGGTACTTTAGAGTATTTAATGACAAATGGACCAAACAATTTCATGATGCGTTTGGTATAAGCCAAAATTACAATGTATTCTCGTATGGTTGTGTCTCTAAGTATTTGTTCACATATGATAAGAGAGTTACTGATGCAATAGATAAAGAAATTCAAGAACTTCAACTAATTCCTGGGAAGTATGTGTCAGCTCACTATCGGACTCAAGCAATTGCTGGTGATGCCCGTCTGAAAGATCAAATAAATCCTTTACCATATTTTAGATGTGGTGTAATGATAGCAAGTGTTTTAGGGAAAAGCTATCAGGTTTACTTCATATCAGACTTTGAAGAAGTGGACAAAATGGTGACTGATATTTATGATGGGAAAATTGTTACCAGCAATGTCACAAAGATGCACATTGATCGATCTGATGTACTTCACTTGTCAATGGATTCTCTTATTGAGGGATTTATTGGAGTACTGGTCAACATAGAGGTGGCAGCAAAAGGTGCAGTGTTCATAAGATCTGGCAGCACTATGGCAGATTTGATAGAAAGCATCGGACAATTTTCAAAGTGCTCTGTAGTTAGAGGATTTTTAATATATTAA